DNA sequence from the Chondrinema litorale genome:
CTTCACCTGCTGTAAGTGTCTTTTGGGCTGCTGCTTGTTGGTTTAGTTTCTGATTGAAAAATAATGGAATCGTAAAGCACAAAAGTGCTAATTGAAGCTTGGTTGGTAATAGCATATGAAATAGTTTAAGTTAAATTATTTATGTTTTTGATTTATAATTTCTCCTCTTTATTGTATTTAGGTGTTGGTCTATACCTTTGGAAAGGGATTTTTAACATCGTTACCAAATCGTTGGCGTCTTTTTCTCCCATATAAGTATCTACACCATATTTAAGTTTTTTATTATCAACTTTAATATAAGTACCAAACATCCTATCCCAAAAAAAAAAAATATTTCCGAAATTACTATCGGTGTATGGCATGCGATAGTGATGGTGTACCCGATGCATATTGGGCGAACAAATTACCAGAGATAGCGCATCGTCTAACCAGTTTGGCATATTTACATTTGAATGGTTGAATTGCGTAAACACCAAAGACAAAGTTTGGTAAAGAAAAACCATCCACATTGGTGTACCAACAATAAAAACAGCAATCGTGGTAAAAACAAAGCGGAAAATACTTTCGCCCGGATGGTGCCTGTTGGCAGTAGTAGTGTCTACATTTTGGTCTGTATGATGGATGAGATGGAACTTCCACATCCATTTTACCCGATGTTCCACATAGTGGACCAGCCAAGCACCTATAAGGTCAAGCAAGAGCAAACCAACAATGGCATATAACCAAACGGGCATGTCTATCCACTGGATAATACCAAAGTTATTAGCCACCACCCAGTCGCTCGATTTAACCAAGATGAAAGCAAATAAAAGGTTTATGAGC
Encoded proteins:
- a CDS encoding sterol desaturase family protein → METIINYFSNMPTAHRTFLLVGGLAFFWMVESAVPLFKLKYNKWKHALINIFFTLTTALINLLFAFILVKSSDWVVANNFGIIQWIDMPVWLYAIVGLLLLDLIGAWLVHYVEHRVKWMWKFHLIHHTDQNVDTTTANRHHPGESIFRFVFTTIAVFIVGTPMWMVFLYQTLSLVFTQFNHSNVNMPNWLDDALSLVICSPNMHRVHHHYRMPYTDSNFGNIFFFWDRMFGTYIKVDNKKLKYGVDTYMGEKDANDLVTMLKIPFQRYRPTPKYNKEEKL